The window GTAGTATGAAGCAATGTGCAGAACTGGGCTTGCATTCTTAGTATTACATTAGTATGAATGGAAAGAAATCATAGGAAACCCTTCAGAGTGGAAAAACcataccgcgtctctcttcctatatccataccatcataccgcgtctctcttcctatatccataccatcataccgcgtctctcttcctatatccataccatcataccacatctctcttcctatatccataccacatctctcttcctatatccataccacatctctcttcctatatccataccacatctctcttcctatatccataccatcataccacatctctcttcctatatccataccatcataccgcgtctctcttcctatatccataccatcataccgcgtctctcttcctatatccataccatcatacctcgtctctcttcctatatccataccatcataccgcgtctctcttcctatatccataccatcataccgcgtctctcttcctatatccataccatcataccacgtctctcttcctatatccataccatcataccccgtctctcttcctatatccataccatcataccacatctctcttcctatatccataccatcataccacatctctcttcctatatccataccatcataccgcgtctctcttcctatatccataccatcataccgcgtctctcttcctatatccataccatcataccacatctctcttcctatatccataccatcataccacatctctcttcctatatccataccatcataccacgtctctcttcctatatccataccatcataccacgtctctcttcctatatccataccatcataccacatctctcttcctatatccataccatcataccgcgtctcttcctatatccataccatcataccacgACTCTCTAAAtctatccataccatcataccgcgtctcttcctatatccataccatcataccacgACTCTCTAAAtctatccataccatcataccgcgtctctcttcctatatccataccatcataccacgtctctcttcctatatccataccatcataccacgtctctcttcctatatccataccatgtctctcttcctatatccataccacgtctctcttcctatatccataccatcataccacgtctctcttcctatatccataccatcataccacatctctcttcctatatccataccatcataccgcgtctctcttcctatatccataccatcataccgcgtctctcttcctatatccataccatcatacctcgtctctcttcctatatccataccatcataccccgtctcttcctatatccataccatcataccgcgtctctcttcctatatccataccatcataccgcgtctctcttcctatatccataccatcataccgcgtctctcttcatatatccataccatcataccgcgtctctcttcctatatccataccatgtctctcttcctatatccataccatcataccgcgtctctcttcctatatccataccatcatacctcgtctctcttcctatatccataccatcataccgcgtctctcttcctatatccataccatcatacctcgtctctcttcctatatccataccatcataacatgtctctcttcctatatccataccatcataccgcgtctctcttcctatatccataccatcataccgcgtctctcttcctatatccataccatgtctctcttcctatatccataccgcgtctctcttcctatatccataccatcatacctcgtctctcttcctatatccataccatcataccgcgtctctcttcctatatccataccatcataccgcgtctctcttcctatatccataccatcatacctcgtctctcttcctatatccataccatcataccgcgtctctcttcctatatccataccatcatacctcgTCTCTcgtcctatatccataccatcataccgcgtctctcgtcctatatccataccatcataccgcgtctctcttcctatatccataccatcataccgcgtctctcttcctatatccataccatcataccatgTCTCTcgtcctatatccataccatcataccgcgtctctcgtcctatatccataccatcataccgcgtctctcttcctatatccataccatcataccgcgtctctcttcctatatccataccatcataccgcgtctctcttcctatatccataccatcataccccgtctctcttcctatatccataccatcatacctcgtctctcttcctatatccataccatcataccccgtctctcttcctatatccataccatcataccgcgtctctcttcctatatccataccatcataccgcgtctctcttcctatatccataccatcataccccgtctctcttcctatatccataccatcataccgcgtctctcttcctatatccataccatcataccgcgtctctcttcctatatccataccatcataccatgtctctcttcctatatccataccatcatacctcgtctctcttcctatatccataccatcataccccgtctctcttcctatatccataccatcataccccgtctctcttcctatatccataccatcataccgcgtctctcttcctatatccataccatcataccccgtctctcttcctatatccataccatcataccccgtctcttcctatatccataccatcataccccgtctctcttcctatatccataccatcataccccgtctcttcctatatccataccatcatacctcgtctctcttcctatatccataccatcataccccgtctcgcttcctatatccataccatcataccccgtctcttcctatatccataccatcataccccgtctcttcctatatccataccatcataccacatctctcttcctatatccataccatcataccgcgtctctcttcctatatccataccatcatacctcgtctctcttcctatatccataccatcataccgcgtctctcttcctatatccataccatcataccgcgtctctcttcctatatccataccatcatacctcgtctctcttcctatatccataccatcataccgcgtctctcttcctatatccataccatcataccatgTCTCTcgtcctatatccataccatcataccgcgtctctcttcctatatccataccatcataccccgtctctcgtcctatatccataccatcataccgcgtctctcttcctatatccataccatcataccgcgtctctcttcctatatccataccatcataccgcgtctctcttcctatatccataccatcataccgcgtctctcttcctatatccataccatcataccgcgtctctcttcctatatccataccatcatactaTGTCTCTcgtcctatatccataccatcataccgcgtctctcttcctatatccataccatcataccgcgtctctcttcctatatccataccatcataccgcgtctctcttcctatatccataccatcataccgcgtctctcttcctatatccataccatcataccgcgtctctcttcctatatccataccatcataccccgtctcttcctatatccataccatcataccccgtctcttcctatatccataccatcataccccgtctcttcctatatccataccatcataccccgtctctcttcctatatccataccatcataccccgtctcttcctatatccataccatcatacctcgtctctcttcctatatccataccatcataccccgtctcttcctatatccataccatcataccccgtctcttcctatatccataccatcataccccgtctcttcctatatccataccatcataccccgtctcttcctatatccataccatcataccccgtctcttcctatatccataccatcataccacatctctcttcctatatccataccatcataccgcgtctctcttcctatatccataccatcatacctcgtctctcttcctatatccataccatcataccgcgtctctcttcctatatccataccatcataccgcgtctctcttcctatatccataccatcatacctcgtctctcttcctatatccataccatcataccgcgtctctcttcctatatccataccatcataccatgTCTCTcgtcctatatccataccatcataccgcgtctctcgtcctatatccataccatcataccgcgtctctcttcctatatccataccatcataccgcgtctctcttcctatatccataccatcataccatgTCTCTcgtcctatatccataccatcataccgcgtctctcgtcctatatccataccatcataccgcgtctctcttcctatatccataccatcataccgcgtctctcttcctatatccataccatcataccgcgtctctcttcctatatccataccatcataccccgtctctcttcctatatccataccatcatacctcgtctctcttcctatatccataccatcataccccgtctctcttcctatatccataccatcataccgcgtctctcttcctatatccataccatcataccccgtctcttcctatatccataccatcataccccgtctcttcctatatccataccatcataccacatctctcttcctatatccataccatcataccccgtctcgcttcctatatccataccatcataccccgtctcttcctatatccataccatcataccccgtctcttcctatatccataccatcataccacgactctcttcctatatccataccatcataccccgtctctcttcctatatccataccatcatacctcgtctctcttcctatatccataccccgtctctcttcctatatccataccatcataccgcgtctctcttcctctatccataccatcataccatgtctctcttcctatatccataccacgtctctcttcctatatccataccatcatacctcgtctctcttcctatatccataccatcataccatgTCTCTcgtcctatatccataccatcataccgcgtctctcgtcctatatccataccatcataccgcgtctctcttcctatatccataccatcataccgcgtctctcttcctatatccataccatcataccatgTCTCTcgtcctatatccataccatcataccgcgtctctcgtcctatatccataccatcataccgcgtctctcttcctatatccataccatcataccgcgtctctcttcctatatccataccatcataccgcgtctctcttcctatatccataccatcataccccgtctctcttcctatatccataccatcatacctcgtctctcttcctatatccataccatcataccccgtctctcttcctatatccataccatcataccgcgtctctcttcctatatccataccatcataccgcgtctctcttcctatatccataccatcatacctcgtctctcttcctatatccataccatcataccccgtctctcttcctatatccataccatcatacctcgtctctcttcctatatccataccatcataccccgtctctcttcctatatccataccatcataccgcgtctctcttcctatatccataccatcataccgcgtctctcttcctatatccataccatcatacctcgtctctcttcctatatccataccatcataccccgtctctcttcctatatccataccatcataccccgtctcttcctatatccataccatcataccccgtctcttcctatatccataccatcataccacatctctcttcctatatccataccatcataccgcgtctctcttcctatatccataccatcataccacatctctcttcctatatccataccatcataccgcgtctctcttcctatatccataccatcataccccgtctcttcctatatccataccatcataccgcgtctcttcctatatccataccatcataccccgtctcttcctatatccataccatcataccgcgtctctcttcatatatccataccatcatagcACATATTTATTTTATAACATGCTATTGTGAACAATATCCATGTGAGATATTAGGCTAAATTGTCTACATTAAAGCTAGATTTATCTAGTCTAAATAGCCTGCATCTAATTGGCCAATCATATGGATCACTGCAATGCAGCTCAAGCTCACTCAGTATGATTCAATGTATTGGGCATTGTAAGTAGTATGCTACTGTGGACATTTGAACACAGGCTAGCCAGAGCCTCAGTGAAAGTGAGCCTATTGTCCTCTATAGCAGAACTGATTCTAACCAGCACAACGACAACTTGGTCATTGGTCACGGTCTTAGTCTAGCTTCCTCATCTTAGCCTACAGTCTAGCTTCCTCATCTTAGCCTACAGTCTAGCTTCCTCATCTTAGCCTACAGTCTAGCTTCCTCATCTCAGCCTACAGTCTAGCTTCCTCATCTTAGCCTACAGTCTAGCTTCCTCATCTTAGCCTACAGTCTAGCTTCCTCATCTTAGCCTACAGTCTAGCTTCATTACCTTCTTCTCATCCAGCAGCATCATGATTTTGAACACCAGCACATCATTGACAACCACCTCCTCGTTCTTATAGAGGATCTGGAAGGTCTTGCTGCAGATGACGTCATCGACCACAGCTGCAGGGAAGGCCAGATCAGAACCTGTAATGAGAAGACATTTGTTTGAATGCAGAAAACTTAcatcaacacagaaacacacaatgTCTGTATCAACAAAATAACTGAGATTAACCAGAGGTTAGGCactggagaggagtgggggggttAGGCACTGGAGAGGAGTACGGGGGGTTAGGTACTGGAGAGGAGTAGGGGGGGTTAGGTactggagaggagtggggggggttaggtactggagaggagtggggggggttAGGTACTGGAGAGGAGTACGGGGGGTTTAGGTACTGAGAGGAGTACGGGGGGTTAGGTACTGAGAGGAGTACGGGGGGTTAGGTACTGAGAGGAGTACGGGGGGTTAGGTACTGAGAGGAGTACGGGGGGTTAGGTActgagaggagtggggggggggttaggtactGGAGAGGAGTGTGGGGGGTTAGGTACTGGAGAGGAGTGTGGGGGGTTAGGTactggagaggagtggggggggtaggtactggagaggagtgggggggggggttaggtactggagaggagtgggggggggggggttaggtactgagaggagtggggggggggggttaggtactGAGAGGAGTACGGGGGGTTAGGTACTGAGAGGAGTACGGGGGGTTAGGTACTGAGAGGAGTACGGGGGGTTAGGTActgagaggagtgggggggggggttaggtactGGAGAGGAGTGTGGGGGGTTAGGTACTGGAGAGGAGTGTGGGGGGTTAGGTactggagaggagtgggggggggtaggtactggagaggagtgggggggggttaggtactggagaggagtggggggggggttaggtactgagaggagtgggggggggttaGGTACTGAGAGGAGTACGGGGGGTTAGGTACTGAGAGGAGTACGGGGGGTTAGGTACTGAGAGGAGTACGGGGGGTTAGGTACTGAGAGGAGTGGGGGAGTTAGGTACTGAGAGGAGTGGGGGGGTTAGGTActgagaggagtggggggggttAGGCActgagaggagtggggggggttAGGCActgagaggagtgggggggggttaGGTACTGAGAGGAGTGGGGGGGTTAGGTACTGAGAGGAGTGGGGGGGTTAGGTACTGAGAGGAGTGGGGGGGTTAGGAactggagaggagtgggggggttAGGTACTGAGAGGAGTACGGGGGGTTAGGTACTGAGAGGAGTACGGGGGGTTAGGTACTGAGAGGAGTACGGGGGGTTAGGTACTGAGAGGAGTACGGGGGGTTAGGTACTGAGAGGAGTACGGGGGGTTAGGTACTGAGAGGAGTACGGGGGGTTAGGTACTGAGAGGAGTACGGGGGGTTAGGTActgagaggagtggggggggggttaggtactgagaggagggggggggggttaggtactgagaggagtggggggggggttaggtactgagaggagtgggggggggggggggagttaggtactggagaggagtggggggggggggttaggtactgagtggggggggggggggggggttaggtactgagaggagtgggggggggggggggttaggtactgagaggagtgggggggggggttaggtactgagaggagtgggggggggggttaggtactgagaggagtggggggggttagttactggagaggagtgggggggggttaGTTACTGGAGAGGAGTACGGGGGGGTTAGGTActgagaggagtggggggggggttaggtactGAGAGGAGTGGGGGGGTTAGGTACTACTGATAGGGGTAAAAAATCCAAACAGTTACATATCAGGATAATATTTGATGATATATCGCATAATTATGACTAACGCAATATACATTTTTGCACTGCTTAGCTgtaccaaaactccagtatttttctttatcgcttgttctccatcttctttttaaataagtAGCCAATTTGTTCTGagtacttttatttccatgactgatcaaaagtTGTTTTCCATaggctctctgtccctctgcagcagacatgtgGTGAGCAATATGTTGGAACATGGAATCctaataaaatcacagtatcgaatagcaatacatatagaattgtgagaattGTGATACATGTCACATCGGCACCAAAATatggtgataatatcgtatcgtgagggCCCTGGCAACTCCCAGCACTACTAGGTACTGGTGAGAAGTTGGCCAGTTATCTTCCTATGAACAGCTTACAGTACATGTTCCCTCTAGCAGACATCCAGGATGTCAGCTGTGACCTGGCAGCAGTCTGAGGCATGTCCTGGCAGCATAGACACAGCAAACAGTCAGTCTGTTGGTTGTTTTTACACATGGCTGATGGCTTACAAGGCTGACTAACCATTTCCTATCCTTTCTAGGTGATTAACGGCACTATAGAACCTGCACCATTGTGATCAGCCGTGGAGGGACTAACAGTACGATAGAACCTACAACTATGAGATCAGCCGTGGAGGGACTAACGGTACTATAGAACCTACAACTATGAGATCAGCCGTGGAGGGACTAACAGCACTATAGAACCTACAACTATGAGATCAGCCGTGGAGGGACTAACAGCACTATAGAACCTACAACTATGAGATCAGCCGTGGAGGGACTAACGGTACTATAGAACCTACAACTATGAGATCAGCCGTGGAGGGACTAACAGCATTATAGAACCTGCAACTATGAGATCAGCCGTGGAGGGACTAACAGTACTATAGAACCTACAACTATGATATCAGCCGTGGAGGGACTAACAGCATTATAGAACCTGCAACTATGAGATCAGCCGTGGAGGGACTAACAGCATTATAGAACCTACAACTATGAGATCAGCCGGAGGGACTAACGGCATTATAGAACCTACAACTATGTGATCAGCCGTGGAGGAACTAACAGCACTATAGAACCTACAACTATGAGATCAGCCGTGGAGGGACAAACAGCACTATAGAACCTACAACTATGAGATCAGCCGTGGAGGGACTATCAGTACTATAGAACCTACAACTATGAGATCAGCCGTGGAGGGACTAACAGCACTATAGAACCTGCAACTATGAGATCAGCAGTGGACGGACTAACATCACTATAGAACCTGCAACTATGAGATCAGCCGTGGAGGGACTAACAGCACTATAGAACCTACAACTATGAGATCAGCCATGGAGGGACTAACAGCACTATAGAACCTACAACTATGAGATCAGCCGTGGATGGACTAACAGCACTATAGAACCTACAACTATGAGATCAGCCATGGAGGGACTAACAGCATTATAGAACCTACAACTATGTGATCAGCCGTGGAGGGACTAACAGCACTATATAACCTACAACTATGAGATCAGCCGTGGAGGGACTAACAGCACTATAAAACCTACAACTATGAGATCAGCCGTGGACGGACTAACAGCACTATAGAACCTACAACTATGAGATCAGCCGTGGAGGGACTAACATCATTATAGAACCTACAACTATGTGATCAGCCGTGGAGGGACTAACAGCATTATAGAACCTACAACTATGTGATCAGCCGTGGAGGGACTAACAGCACTATAGAACCTACAACTATGAGATCAGCCGTGTAGGGACTAACAGCACTATAGAACCTGCAACTATGAGATCAGCCGTGTAGGGACTAACATCACTATAGAACCTACAACTGAGATCAGCCGTGGAGGGACTAACAGCACTATAGAACCTACAACTATGAGATCAGCCGTGGAGGGACTAACATCATTATAGAACCTACAACTATGTGATCAGCAGTGGAGGGACTAACAGCATTATAGAACCTACAACTATGTGATCAGCCGTGGAGGGACTAACAGCACTATAGAACCTACAACTATGAGATCAGCCGTGGAGGGACAAACAGCACTATAGAACCTACAACTATGAGATCAGCCGTGGAGGGACTATCAGTACTATAGAACCTACAACTATGAGATCAGCCGTGGAGGGACTAACAGCATTATAGAACCTACAACTATGAGATCAGCCGTGGAGGGACTAACAGCATTATAGAACCTACAACTATGTGATCAGCCGTGGAGGGACTAACAGCACTATTGAACCTACAACTATGAGATCAGCCGTGGAGGGCCTAACAGCACTATGGAACCTACAACTATGTGATCAGCCGTGGAGGGACTAACAGCACTATAGAACCTACAACTATGAGATCAGCCGTGGAGGGACTATCAGTACTATAGAACCTGCAACTATGAGATCAGCCATGGAGGGACTAACAGCACTATAGAACCTACAACTATGAGATCAGCCGTGGAGGGACTAACAGCACTATAGAACCTACAACTATGAGATCAGCCGTGGAGGGACTAACAACACTATAGAACCTGCAACTATGAGATCAGCCATGGAGGGACTAACAGTACTATAGAACCTACAACTATGAGATCAGCCGTGGAGGGACTAACAGCACTATAGAACCTACAACTATGAGATCAGCCGTGGAGGGACTAACAGCACTATAGAACCTACAACTATGAGATCAGCCGTGGAGGGACTATCAGTACTATAGAACCTGCAACTATGAGATCAGCCGTGGAGGGACTAACATCACTATAGAACCTACAACTATGAGATCAGCCGTGGAGGGACTAACAGCACTATAGAACCTACAACTATGAGATCAGCCGTGGAGGGACTAACAGCACTATAGAACCTGCAACTATGAGATCAGCCGTGGAGGGACTAACATCACTATAGAACCTACAACTGAGATCAGCCGTGGAGGGACTAACAGCACTATAGAACCTACAACTATGAGATCAGGCGTGGAGGGACTAACAGCACTATAGAACCTACAACTATGAGATCAGCCGTGGAGGGACTAACAGCACTATAGAACCTACAACTATGAGATCAGCCGTGGAGGGACTAACAGCACTATAGAACCTGCAACTATGAGATCAGCCGTGTAGGGACTAACAGCACTATAGAACCTACAACTATGAGATCAGCCGTGGAGGGAAAGGCCAGAGAGGA of the Salvelinus fontinalis isolate EN_2023a unplaced genomic scaffold, ASM2944872v1 scaffold_1098, whole genome shotgun sequence genome contains:
- the LOC129848678 gene encoding protein FAM135A-like; its protein translation is MSEVQATVEFSVELHKFYNVDLFQRGFYQIRASMKVPPRVPHKVEASLLHPPGSDLAFPAAVVDDVICSKTFQILYKNEEVVVNDVLVFKIMMLLDEKKVMKLDCRLR